The Nomia melanderi isolate GNS246 chromosome 4, iyNomMela1, whole genome shotgun sequence genome segment AACCTTGCTTTATTATTCCATGACTATATAAGATAGAATGAAGATTTATTCATCaaagtaacagaaaaatacaatattttccgttattttcttgtaaaatttttcacaattttaacACGACATCAACTAATCTTAGAGATTACAACAAGATCgcaaaataaaagttaaaattatataaatacttaacaaatttttaaaacggAGAAccaattttgttgaattttaataaaattgtagaattCTCGGTATTACATTTAACGTGATAAGGCATAAACTTAAGAAAATATTgtgcatatttataaaatagcgGTATTATTAGCTGAAAAGAAACCAATTTTATCTTGATGTAAACGCGatgatgtattatatttatacattttttgtctacgttttacttttattttcgtttaatttatattacaattttaggcatatgttatatattatagtatGTATATACAAGTAAGTATATATGCTTTTCAATAGATGTGtattaatgtattttacatattttcattacattaaTTCAATATTGTTGTACTTAAtcactattttaatttatgcaacTCTTAATACACGAACGTCTGTGTATACTTACGTATATGTACGTAAGTGTATACTTATATACCGCAAGTGTTGAGAAACAAAACAAATGTATATTTGCGATTATTGACAACGGTCGTTGATCCGAACTCTTAGCATCATCGGCAATAATTGTTATGTCGCGattgtttacttttttaatcttttaatataACCAGAAAATGTAAATAGATTAATTTGTACCAAAACAGATTAATTgattaactttttaaaaagaatttcgtttcttatttaacaacttttattttgttaattgaatgtttatatatttgaaatttgaaataacccaacatatataaatgtaattatttattgacaTAGTTTAAAATCCATATTTTGATTTCAAGTGCAATGCATTATTCAAAGTATCATAATCTTTGTCATTTGATACAAATCTAACACTCTccagatataatattatattttttaaattctataacACTGGTAGAATATATTTCGTCGGTGGTATTGTTTAAGAAATTCAAATGTATGATTACATACTGTATACAAatctatttatttgttataatatttaatagcgTTATCcgttttataaattgtaaataaattactaaagttAAGTTCTGTTATTAAAGTATAATGTAAagatacacctgaccctcgatttacgtggacttttttcacgcgagcctcttttGTACGTGGTGAATTGGAACACTACGcgtagtttttacgcgcgatctcaatttacgcgatctgaatttagtaacagcgaataatatatacttttgttttctaaaacgtcattattattattttttttgttaagctatgtgaaataaatatgtgtttctaaaacttataccatcttttctcttcaatattttgttttctcttgtaccgacaggctctatttacgcgattttcgttcgcgtaaaacgaacccacgtggaacggattttcgcgtaaatcggggGTCAGATGTATATATGTATCATAATAGTTTCTATTGTACACCGGATGTGTCGAACTATGTAGGGACTTACAAGCCATCGAGGCTCTTGCCTCTCATGACGTGACGGCgagagttaccctctccatacccACTTTCCCCTCCTGTTTTGGTTTTCTATGAACGCCACCTACCAGCAAAGTTAGTCATCACTACAAATAAACACGTGCAGaattttcttgtttaattttcaAGTGTGTAGTGCATACTAATGTAAAGCTGTTTATGGTAGGAGTGTCCGGTAACTGAGACTGAGACTCGATTAGCTTCTAAAGTAGAAGTAATAGGGTTCTGTTGATGAATGTTACTAGTTTAAGAGGCTATTTAACAATCCTGATATATACACTATATTATTTGGGGATTAAAGATACCTTCTATGCTTAACTTCAGAAGACTCAAATATTCACATTCTTTTATAACTAATTTCTCTAAAGAATTGTCTAATTGATGAGTGGtcactttttcaaatataagtatttattataatggaTATTAATAAAGActgatatttcattcatttcgtgCACTGTTAATCTATTCCGTTcgtaagttaaaaatatttcagccTTGTATTGATTTGTTGATGAATCTTTCTTTATCGATTTTAGATGATCATTGATGGAAGTGTGTAGAAATAGAAATACGGGAATTCTATTCACAAACTAAGTTTtagcaatgaatatttaatttaaattttacttttgtaGTATTGGTAACACTGTAGGAAATTATAGTGCCATTTACTCTAGTTTTTGCGGTCTCGTAACATACGTATAAAAATACTTCGAactgtgtataaatattttattacatatataacacgataaaaataattttttaattaaaattaaattcattaactctatatattttttacatatagtTCTCTACAATATTACGGTTTAAATGTTATCATGCTCTCAATCATTATCGATTCTTCACATACAGTCTCTCCTTTTCTTATCTAATAGCTGATaataagtaatagtaatagtaatatttcaATAGGAGTGACGTTTCTATAAGACTATTCTGTCCTTGGACTCTCAATTTGAGATCAATATCGATAGGATATTCGACATATCGTTGTAACAGCTACCATTTTGATTCACTGTTAACTTCAGTATGTTTAGTATCGTTAACGAAGATACGCTTGATCTCATTTTCTGTTTTCTATAAGGCAAAGAAAATGACACGGAAACGTAAATTATCAAATGTGAAGGAGAGATGTCGGATCTGCCTCGTTGATCACGGTTGTATGAGTGATCTCTTTGATGAAGTTTTACGACCGAAACTGAATGATTTAACCAAGTGTACTTCTATTGATGTATGTTGTTTACATTAtcttttttctataatttacatTAGTAGTTGcatctttcttttttctatatCATTGtgtaatctttttttttttagattaaaaacgAAGATGGGCTGCCAAACACTCTGTGCCATGTATGTTTATACAAACTGGATTTGTGGAATGAATTCAAAGACCAGTTTATATGGTCAAATAAAgtgttattaaatcatttggatTCTGCAGAAACCTGTGACAATGTGGTATgctataattaatgaatataaaaatgtaatatttctataatgaatttaatttaagagTAGTTTCAAGAGTTTAATgtgttttctaaataaaatttaaatgcacGTTTTTTCATATTAGAACGCAAAATCAGAAGTGACCAATGAAGATTTACTACAAAGTGGACAAGATAGTCTTTCTGATACTTTTGAAAAGGTATTAtcaatattgttaaaatatgaagcaatttttctactttttacaatataaatatttttatatttatcttaatatttaacAGTAAGCATATTAAAAGAACTGCTTTAGATTTAATTTTACTGATTTAGTTTCTACTTTACGATTTTATTTCATGGAACTGTTGTTTTTAGAAGAAACCAAAGACTGAAGTACCGCCACTCATACCTCTGGAATTTACAAATGCAGACTCTATAAAGgatgaaacaaaattgaaagaaatatatgtatctgatgatgaTGTTACTTCTTCCAAGGATTCTTCACAAAAACATCACGAAGCTTCTAACGATGATAAATCTAAGAATGAAGAGGAGCTTGTAGATAATGATAAAGTAAAATCAACATTAGGCTCAATGAAGGGAAAAATGTTAACTGGGAAACGTAGTAGGACAATAGAACAGAGGAAAGCATCAACCAAAAGATGGGTTGCTAGAAAAAGAGCGCTATTAGCAGCTACAGGAGAAAGTGTTTCCGATACAGATTCCATGGGATCAGATGATACTCAATTGTCACCAGTTCAAAAAGCACTAGCAAAAACAATTAGGGATAAAGAAAgtgagaaacaaaaaaaaatgaatatagcTTTGAAACAGTTAGAAACTAATACGTCAGATAAATATGGCATTGAACATGACATCAATGATTTTATTTGTCTAGATACAGATTCTGACACCCGAAGAACAAAGTCACTGAAAGATGTAAATTCTGATGTATCATTAACTGGAAGTAAAAACACTTCTGTAAAAGACTCTCCCGAGCAAgacgaaataaagaaaaataagcatgccgaaaaagatgaaaatgaaaaagaaaattccttattatcattattagaaAATTCTGTAGCAGAAACATCACCTAAGAAAAGTGACATTGACATTGTAGAAGGTACATTTACTCCATGTTCAGTAAAATCTGAATTAGAAGTTGGTGATGCTACATACATAGTTACTTCCACTTTGATGCTTGCAGAACCATTAAGTAAATTGAGCTTAAACAGTTTATCGAAAGGGCAGAAAGATGATAATACTGAACAAAATTCTCAAGAAAAGAATACTGATATTATTGATGCTGTACAGCTTCGTAGAATAAATCCAGTTCCAACTGATTCTACAGATAAGAAATGTATTGAAAGATGTCTAAATATAGAAGTGGAAGGAACAGAAATAGAATCTTTAAAACGTGTACAAGTTGAAATAGCAGGTTTTGtagagaaagaaatgaaacataGATTATTTGAAGTAAGTGATAATACAAAGGAAGATGAAAGGGGAAATAGCGGTAAGAATTCATATCAAACCTTAGATCAACAACTTaagaatataatagaaaaaactataaagaaaaattttgagTCTTCTATGATGAGGAGTTGTGGGTCAGGgtttaatacatataatatgaaATCCGGAAGAGTTTCTCCTACGTCTATAAAGGAAgcggaaaattcgaaaaaatatcAACCGAAAGTTATGCTAAAGCGATTAGATATAACCAAAGAAAATAAACAtcgaagtattaataatattcatgttattACTAAGCGCACTGTTAAGAATAAACTTGGCGGGCCGTTTAGTATGGTTTCTCATAAACGACAAAGCGTGTtaccaataaaatataatgattataatactTCTGCTTTAGATTCTGATTCCAATTTGTCAGACGAAATAGAAATATGTGAAGCATCTAAGACAGAAAATGATTACAATGTTCATAAATCACAAGAAATTGTAAAAAGACAAGTTATTAATACAGTAAAACAAGATGAAGAACTTAAAGTGGATACTAATAGTGCAATAATTGAATCTGTTATGAAACCTGAATTGAAAGTAGAAAAtcaagaaaatgattttaaaataaattcatccGTTGATGAAAAACTTATTTGTGGTGTATGTGAACAGACATTTAGTAGTCGTAGTGAAGTTGCAGCTCATGTTCGTATGCATAAAACAGAATCTCCTGCTGCAACACGACacaataaacataaaatgaTGAGATGTAAACGATGCCATGAAATAGTTGAAGCTAGATTTGTAAAAGCTCACGTCTGTAAATCTGTAAAACAACAAACTCACAAGTGTTATGTATGTAACTCTACATTCCGAACTGAAAAGCAACTTGTACGTCATTTAGAAAGTCATGATCAATCGGAATTCAATATAGAAAACATAACAAAAGGGGAAAATCAAAAGTCAACTCATATGAATTCCTCAAAAACTACTAAAGACATAGTATATTTGAAATCTGAGAAATCTCAATTTTCAAAGGCAgacaataatatatttgtaaaatcagACAATTCGATAGTTGAAAGAGGCAATGTTCAATTAGTAGCTAAAGGGCTAAAAGGAGACAACACGCAAGAATTATTAAAACCGAAGGAAACATATACTTGTTTCGTATGcgataaaatatttacagatgaagaaatattgaaagatcATTTACAAAAGCACTGTGACGACATGAGCGAAGATGATCAGAGCACTGGCAAAGAACAATATCAGTGTGCAATTTGCGGTGATTCTCTAGATTCCGAAGATGCACTTGAAGCTCATGttgaaaaacatttatttgatgAAGAAGATGATAATCCTAATCTCATTAATATTGctaatgaaactgaaaaaacTGGCGATGATCCTTATCATTGTTTACAATGTACAGAATCATTTAATTCAGAAATGTTACTAGAAATGCATATGCAGGCTCATGAAGAAGAAGCTGCAATAGCAGAATGGGAGAAACAGGGAATAAAAGCATACGAGTATCAATGTATGATTTGTGACGAACTCTTTGAAACTGAAGAGGAGTTATCTGAACATTTAGATATACATAATGGAAACGCGTATGTTTGTCAGTTATGTGAGAAACCATTTTCAAGTCTAGAAGACTTACAAAAACATGTTGCAACACATTGATATATGTTAGTGATCATTGTTACACTCTTTTAAAACATTCAGACTGCGAGTTACATAAAAtgctttatacatatatatatattaatataaatgatcaccctgtatatataatacttaataactatataataagaAGTTGAAATGGCTTGAAGTAAACGATTTGTTacatatactttttattttatttcaaaataacctACAAAGGTAGATATACTTCAaggtttaatgtaattaaatacaaattcttTGTATTAACGTTTAAAaacgtaattttaatatataaatatatgaatatatctGTTTCATAATATGTtaagttttaaatgttttcaatatGAATAAGAAATCTACAGATGCAGTGTCGTAATTAACTTCTCTAATTTTTGTTTTGAGGAAAATTTTttgaacattataatttatGGTACTTATGCTTACCTTGAAACTCTGTAACAGCTATAAGGAACATTTCCATGAATCTCCATATGCACatgttaatgaattaatattttaatatatatatgcatGAAAACATATACATTTTATGtagatgtaataataattattattaaagcacagttttatttccaataaatacTAACTATTTATACAGAAATAAAgtacagttttattttcaacaaatatgaagtgtaatataaaatctacgcgatgaaatgttcatgtagAACGGATTAGAAATAGGATTAGAAATAGAATCTCTGATAAAAGAAACACTCATGTATAAAGTGTAACATATTTTGTCGATTGAAATTTAACGTGTACATTAATGAGtatgtaaatataatgtttttatatgaaataatgttatacacaaattattttttcttcaaCAATTTCACATTATACCCCACGTTAAATACTTATTTCCGCAATTAAATAATGCATAAACAACTCAATACTTCATGAAATTCATTGACGCATCATTGACAGTTAATCAAAAAAGTCGCTTGTATTATGAActgtataatatttcatacatattttacttattaagctatacataataaattttatacacaAACTAGATTCTATTTAACAACATCATGGAATCGCGAACACTCTTTACAGAAAACAATTTGGAGGACTAATGAtgtaaacaattacaaaaatcagTCGCTGGTTGAATTGTAAATCTTATTATATTCtactatatatttacataaatattgtgTACAGTGACACTTGTTACTTGTGACGAATAACTAGCATTTTATCACTATCCATTATTATTAACTTGACTGTAAGTCAACTTCTGTGAGCGCTTCGcgaaatcaaagtatataaataacaacTGACTTTATTAAAGCTGACTCTAATTGATTTGTATTCATCTTGTTACATGGAAAACTATAAATGCTTCCTTTTTGAACCATTTACATCTACAGTTCGTTTGGTTTTGTGATTACTTTGCAATGTCGTTTACATTAACATATCTTGTGTGTCTACTCTAAATGTATTCTGAAAGTATGCAGTAGTGAAGGTACATCGATTTATAGTGAATATTTAACTCAATATTAAGTAATTCATACTATGAATGAAGATTAATGCATtcaatacattttgtattttcattttcacatCTTAGGTCCTGTCACGTTTACTAGGAAGAGtagtatttatatgaaatattttcaaaagctgtatttaattttgtataaagtttCGTTAAATTAAAAAGGTATTACAACTCTATTTGTAaacaataattgaatatttctttgacaaaagaaaattatgtacAAGACAACCAATTATGTAAATAGTTCGCCATTAGAATTTGGtagaaaatacatatttaatatcattacaatattataatactttataacaGAAATCTATGCTTTTAGAAGTCAATAATTtgttatgattttttataaacattaaagcTGCGATGCTTAATCGATAAAAAAACGGTTTGGACAATTTTGGGTCCCAAATTTATTTACTTGGTACATTTGATGTACGTATTTTTtaagttttccatttttatgCCAATGCACTTCAAATATCATAAAATCTTAACACTGTTAAACAATTGCAACTTTGCATACCATTATACTCTTAGATCTATTATATACAATGATATCATTCAGACAGAATAAGTTTTAGTAGTATTCAtttgaataacaataaattaaatatacttctCGCCGTGTTTGCCGAAATGTTTAATAGCAACAATGGTAATGAGTCAGAAAATGTATAATTGTACATTATCTCGAAACTCTAAACTTAATATACCTGTGGCATATGCATTATCCATCTTATTGTCTAGTGATAACTATATAGATGGATGCAAATAACCCTACCtacctatagaaaactattatcTGTCAggataaaagtttcattttaagtGCTATTTGCAATGAGCTACTTTGATTTCAGAAAAAGAACCAAAGTGGTTGCAcacaatttcattattcttgACGTCTGTTGTTACATTTTCAATCATTAAACTTGCATCATTTACTTGGTATATCGAACTTTAATATTCGTTATCTTTAACGGTCATTTTATATCACACAAAATGAATGTTCTTTAATATAGTCTTGTGTAACTCTTACCTAACgacatttacaaattttaatgagggTGTTATTTCACagagaaataaacaataaaataaaaatttcgttttccttttcgtaCACTTCACATGTTAAATAACTAACAGTGTTCATGAAATTTGGCTTCACATACTAATTTACTGAGACACAAGGTCTACATAGTTTGCAGGATACAAACCTACTCTTCCATCTTTTCTTCCTTTACACCATCCTTGTTCATCTTCGTCTTctagtttttcaaatatatcacCTATGAAAGTACAAAAAGTTTTATCAGTTAATTTGTAGGTTTTATCTTCGATGATTTCACATAATCACTAATTATTCTAAAAAGATTTAGCCAGAAATTCCATATATATGGAATGGTGTTTGGTTAGTATTCGCATTCTTattcttacaaatttttaacaTCGGTGTCACCAcatgaaatacatttttttccatATGTTACCagtattcaatactttttatcCTACTTTTTAAGCATAGATGTAGGAAAAAGTAGGCAGTAATTTTTCAGAATATGTTCTTTAATAGTATTCCCATAGGTCACACCATTACGTATGATGGAATATAtagcattaataaaaataaataaaaaaaccggataataataatattaagtacCTTGTTTAAAGCTAAGCTCGTCTGCTTCTGCTCCTTCATAGTCGTATAACGCACGCACAGGAACACCTGGTTCTCCGTTGTCTACTAATGGTTCACCACCATCTTCATCCCATTCCTCTTCTTCAAATGGATTTGTTTCTTGTTTAGCATTTGTACCATTACTGAAGAAAggcatttaataattacattaaattaataacatatatATGCAAATATTTGCTTTTTATTAATAGTGTTGTTCCCTCATTATCATTAAAAAGTTGTAATTCACGAACAGTTGAATGCAAAAGGTATCGTTAAGGGAATACTTAAAAACCACTCAAAGAATTCACTGTTTGTTGCACTAATAGTAACGGAAAGATTTGAAAAGATATCTAATCTGTACCggattaatttttatgtaactcAGTGATTAATTTTTTACGACAGTGAACTGTATACATTTGTATGCCCCTTCCTtcctgttatttattttatggagcaaaatacacaaaatgaaaaaaatgtaatattaaatcatttgattggattgcattattgttattgcatattcatcgagcatattcatatattatttataatataaaaatgttttcagataatcatcgtttcattgagtgaactatagtaattcgatttggttgggggttacCGGTATCCCCCAtgacatttaacgtgttaataacgaaGATTCAAAAGTAAAACAtgtctattaacacgttcacgccggcgtgtATCACCAGTAGCTCACACTAAGATATCACATTAGACGTTGTGTACCATTGATGGCTCATATTTTGATGTCACATTAGACGGCGCGTACCATTAAATATG includes the following:
- the LOC116425320 gene encoding uncharacterized protein LOC116425320 isoform X2, whose product is MTRKRKLSNVKERCRICLVDHGCMSDLFDEVLRPKLNDLTKCTSIDIKNEDGLPNTLCHVCLYKLDLWNEFKDQFIWSNKVLLNHLDSAETCDNVNAKSEVTNEDLLQSGQDSLSDTFEKKKPKTEVPPLIPLEFTNADSIKDETKLKEIYVSDDDVTSSKDSSQKHHEASNDDKSKNEEELVDNDKVKSTLGSMKGKMLTGKRSRTIEQRKASTKRWVARKRALLAATGESVSDTDSMGSDDTQLSPVQKALAKTIRDKESEKQKKMNIALKQLETNTSDKYGIEHDINDFICLDTDSDTRRTKSLKDVNSDVSLTGSKNTSVKDSPEQDEIKKNKHAEKDENEKENSLLSLLENSVAETSPKKSDIDIVEGTFTPCSVKSELEVGDATYIVTSTLMLAEPLSKLSLNSLSKGQKDDNTEQNSQEKNTDIIDAVQLRRINPVPTDSTDKKCIERCLNIEVEGTEIESLKRVQVEIAGFVEKEMKHRLFEVSDNTKEDERGNSGKNSYQTLDQQLKNIIEKTIKKNFESSMMRSCGSGFNTYNMKSGRVSPTSIKEAENSKKYQPKVMLKRLDITKENKHRSINNIHVITKRTVKNKLGGPFSMVSHKRQSVLPIKYNDYNTSALDSDSNLSDEIEICEASKTENDYNVHKSQEIVKRQVINTVKQDEELKVDTNSAIIESVMKPELKVENQENDFKINSSVDEKLICGVCEQTFSSRSEVAAHVRMHKTESPAATRHNKHKMMRCKRCHEIVEARFVKAHVCKSVKQQTHKCYVCNSTFRTEKQLVRHLESHDQSEFNIENITKGENQKSTHMNSSKTTKDIVYLKSEKSQFSKADNNIFVKSDNSIVERGNVQLVAKGLKGDNTQELLKPKETYTCFVCDKIFTDEEILKDHLQKHCDDMSEDDQSTGKEQYQCAICGDSLDSEDALEAHVEKHLFDEEDDNPNLINIANETEKTGDDPYHCLQCTESFNSEMLLEMHMQAHEEEAAIAEWEKQGIKAYEYQCMICDELFETEEELSEHLDIHNGNAYVCQLCEKPFSSLEDLQKHVATH
- the LOC116425320 gene encoding uncharacterized protein LOC116425320 isoform X1 yields the protein MAKKMTRKRKLSNVKERCRICLVDHGCMSDLFDEVLRPKLNDLTKCTSIDIKNEDGLPNTLCHVCLYKLDLWNEFKDQFIWSNKVLLNHLDSAETCDNVNAKSEVTNEDLLQSGQDSLSDTFEKKKPKTEVPPLIPLEFTNADSIKDETKLKEIYVSDDDVTSSKDSSQKHHEASNDDKSKNEEELVDNDKVKSTLGSMKGKMLTGKRSRTIEQRKASTKRWVARKRALLAATGESVSDTDSMGSDDTQLSPVQKALAKTIRDKESEKQKKMNIALKQLETNTSDKYGIEHDINDFICLDTDSDTRRTKSLKDVNSDVSLTGSKNTSVKDSPEQDEIKKNKHAEKDENEKENSLLSLLENSVAETSPKKSDIDIVEGTFTPCSVKSELEVGDATYIVTSTLMLAEPLSKLSLNSLSKGQKDDNTEQNSQEKNTDIIDAVQLRRINPVPTDSTDKKCIERCLNIEVEGTEIESLKRVQVEIAGFVEKEMKHRLFEVSDNTKEDERGNSGKNSYQTLDQQLKNIIEKTIKKNFESSMMRSCGSGFNTYNMKSGRVSPTSIKEAENSKKYQPKVMLKRLDITKENKHRSINNIHVITKRTVKNKLGGPFSMVSHKRQSVLPIKYNDYNTSALDSDSNLSDEIEICEASKTENDYNVHKSQEIVKRQVINTVKQDEELKVDTNSAIIESVMKPELKVENQENDFKINSSVDEKLICGVCEQTFSSRSEVAAHVRMHKTESPAATRHNKHKMMRCKRCHEIVEARFVKAHVCKSVKQQTHKCYVCNSTFRTEKQLVRHLESHDQSEFNIENITKGENQKSTHMNSSKTTKDIVYLKSEKSQFSKADNNIFVKSDNSIVERGNVQLVAKGLKGDNTQELLKPKETYTCFVCDKIFTDEEILKDHLQKHCDDMSEDDQSTGKEQYQCAICGDSLDSEDALEAHVEKHLFDEEDDNPNLINIANETEKTGDDPYHCLQCTESFNSEMLLEMHMQAHEEEAAIAEWEKQGIKAYEYQCMICDELFETEEELSEHLDIHNGNAYVCQLCEKPFSSLEDLQKHVATH